In candidate division KSB1 bacterium, the following proteins share a genomic window:
- a CDS encoding UDP-2,3-diacylglucosamine diphosphatase, with translation MQRRNLFELLERAEAEAKSLFVVGDLFDFWYEWATVIPKQHFALLHRFRALVERGIAIHQLSGNHDFRLHGFLETEVGLTTHLDGVHARIHEQSVFIFHGDGILQRDTGYRFVKRVLRSPVSQRVFSWIHPDLGMRLARGTSMTSRKVIKENPHDDVEFLAFAQERFRDGYDGVIMGHTHRPVEHREGQRTYVNLGDWIQHYSYAVHDGTELKLHRLHEDRARP, from the coding sequence GTGCAACGGCGAAACCTCTTTGAGCTGCTCGAGCGGGCCGAAGCGGAGGCCAAGTCGCTGTTCGTGGTCGGCGATCTGTTCGACTTCTGGTATGAGTGGGCGACCGTGATCCCGAAGCAGCATTTCGCGCTCCTGCACCGGTTTCGGGCGCTCGTAGAGCGGGGCATCGCCATCCACCAACTTTCCGGCAATCATGATTTCCGGCTCCATGGATTCCTCGAAACGGAGGTCGGCCTCACGACCCACCTCGACGGCGTGCATGCGCGGATCCACGAGCAATCGGTGTTCATCTTTCACGGCGACGGGATCTTGCAACGCGATACGGGCTATCGATTCGTGAAACGTGTGCTGCGCAGCCCGGTGTCGCAACGAGTGTTTTCGTGGATTCACCCCGACCTGGGCATGCGGTTGGCGCGGGGCACGAGCATGACCAGTCGTAAGGTCATCAAGGAGAACCCGCACGATGACGTGGAGTTCCTGGCGTTCGCGCAGGAGCGCTTTCGCGACGGATACGACGGTGTGATCATGGGGCACACGCACCGCCCGGTGGAGCATCGTGAAGGGCAGCGGACTTACGTGAACCTCGGCGATTGGATCCAGCACTACAGCTACGCGGTGCACGACGGGACTGAACTCAAGTTGCACCGCCTGCACGAAGATCGAGCGCGGCCATGA